A part of Podarcis muralis chromosome 13, rPodMur119.hap1.1, whole genome shotgun sequence genomic DNA contains:
- the LOC144325293 gene encoding vomeronasal type-2 receptor 26-like, translating into MIQIYQHFLASIFAAKEINENPHLLPNVTLGFHIYNSYFSPRWTYQASLELFSTQGKFIPNYKCDRVSNPVAVIGGPTSEVCLHMADILCIYKIPQFIYGSAPVKNKKAEAVLYHQMFPDVDHQYKGILQLLLHFRWTWIGVLSGHDDNVERFVHTVVPMFIQRGICFDFMLRIPIMTFSNNIFDMVEEGVKTNYLILNSTVNAVIFHGEIDTMVVLRTFASYSETMDESTKGRGKVWIMTSQIDFTSVPFQRGWNIDLLHGTIYFSVHTREIEGFQKFLQIIKPTLENKDNLFREFWEEAFLCSFNPSLVDGENTKICTGEEKLENLPASVFEMTMTGHSYSIYNAVYTVAHALHAMISLRFKHRARVGEGRWKLLSQQLWKVISSAY; encoded by the exons ATGATCCAAATATACCAGCATTTCCTGGCCTCAATATTTGCTGCAAAAGAGATCAATGAAAATCCACACCTCTTACCCAATGTTACACTGGGCTTCCATATCTATAATAGTTATTTCAGTCCAAGATGGACCTATCAGGCCTCATTGGAACTCTTCTCTACACAGGGCAAATTCatccccaactacaaatgtgatAGGGTGAGCAATCCAGTAGCAGTCATTGGTGGACCTACTTCTGAAGTCTGTCTCCACATGGCAGATATTCTATgcatctacaagattccacag tttATATATGGCTCTGCCCCAGTGAAAAATAAGAAAGCAGAAGCTGTTCTGTACCACCAGATGTTTCCAGATGTGGACCATCAGTATAAAGGGATTCTCCAGTTATTGCTGCATTTCAGATGGACATGGATTGGGGTCCTATCTGGCCATGATGACAATGTAGAGCGGTTTGTACACACTGTGGTTCCCATGTTTATCCAGAGAGGTATTTGCTTTGATTTCATGTTAAGAATACCCATTATGACTTTTTCCAATAATATTTTTGATATGGTGGAAGAAGGGGTCAAAACAAACTATCTGATCCTTAACAGCACTGTTAATGCAGTAATCTTTCATGGTGAAATTGATACCATGGTAGTTTTGAGAACATTTGCCAGTTATTCAGAAACTATGGATGAATCAACAAAGGGAAGAGGGAAAGTCTGGATTATGACGTCCCAGATAGATTTCACATCAGTTCCCTTTCAAAGAGGCTGGAACATAGACTTACTTCATGGTACTATATACTTTTCTGTTCACACCCGTGAGATAGAAGGTTTCCAGAAATTTCTTCAGATAATAAAACCTACTTTGGAAAACAAAGATAACCTTTTCCGGGAGTTTTGGGAAGAAGCATTTCTTTGTTCTTTCAACCCTTCCCTGGTAGATGGAGAGAATACAAAAATCTGCACtggggaggagaagctggagaatcTTCCTGCATCAGTTTTTGAAATGACCATGACCggccacagctacagcatctacaatgcagtctatactgtggcacatgctttgcatgcaatgaTTTCATTGAGATTCAAACACAGAGCAAGAGTGGGTGAAGGAAGATGGAAGCTTCTGAGTCAGCAACTGTGGAAGGTAATATCTTCAGCATACTAA
- the LOC114583380 gene encoding vomeronasal type-2 receptor 26-like gives MIQIYQHFLASIFAAKEINENPHLLPNITLGFHIYNCYFSPRWTYQASLELFSTQGKFIPNYKCDRVSNPVAVIGGPTSEVSLYMADILCIYKIPQFIYGSAPLINKKADAVLYHQLFPDVAHMYKGILQLLLYFRWTWIGVLSGHDDNVEKFEHTVVPMFIQRGICFDFILRIPMMSFSSSILDMAQEAYKTYDLIYNSTVNAMIIHGEINTMVVLRTFPRYSETMDESTKGKWKVWIMTSQIDFTSVPLQRTWRVDFLHGNIYLSVHSHEIEGFQKFLQIIKPTLENKDNLFQEFWEEAFLCTFSPSLVDGENTKICTGEEKLENLPASVFEMTMTGHSYSIYNAVYTVAHALHAMSSLRFNHRARVGEGRWKLLSQQLWKAQPLSLCNDHCRLGYHKAKKEGEPFCCYDCLPCPEGKISNQTDMDECFQCPQDHYPNVEKDSCIPKDISFLSYGEPLGISLACFALSFAFITGLVLWIFIRHRDTPIVKANNRNLSYTLLTSLLFSFLCALLFIGRPEKVTCLLRQTAFGIIFSVAVSCVLSKTITVILAFMVTKPGSSMRKWVGKQQAISIVLSCSLIQAALCTVWLATSPPFPDLDMHSMNKEIVLECNEGSVTMFYCVLGFMGLLAIVSFCVAFLARKLPDSFNEAKFITFSMLVFCSVWLSFVPTYLSTKGKFLVAVEIFSILASSAGLLGCIFSPKCYIIVLRPELNNREQLKRTN, from the exons ATGATCCAAATATACCAGCATTTCCTGGCCTCAATATTTGCTGCAAAAGAGATCAATGAAAATCCACACCTCTTACCCAATATTACACTGGGATTCCATATCTATAATTGTTATTTCAGTCCAAGATGGACCTATCAGGCCTCATTGGAACTCTTCTCTACACAGGGCAAATTCatccccaactacaaatgtgatAGGGTGAGCAATCCAGTAGCAGTCATTGGTGGACCTACTTCTGAAGTCTCTCTCTACATGGCAGATATTCTGTgcatctacaagattccacag ttcATATATGGCTCTGCCCCACTGATAAATAAGAAAGCAGATGCTGTTCTATACCACCAGTTGTTTCCAGATGTGGCCCATATGTATAAAGGGATTCTCCAGTTATTGCTGTATTTCAGGTGGACGTGGATTGGGGTCCTATCTGGGCATGATGACAATGTAGAGAAGTTTGAACACACTGTGGTTCCCATGTTTATCCAGAGAGGTATTTGCTTTGATTTCATATTAAGAATACCCATGATGTCTTTTTCGAGCAGTATTCTTGATATGGCGCAAGAGGCGTATAAAACATATGATCTTATCTACAACAGCACTGTTAATGCAATGATCATTCATGGCGAAATTAATACCATGGTAGTTTTGAGAACATTTCCCAGGTATTCAGAAACTATGGATGAATCAACAAAGGGAAAATGGAAAGTCTGGATTATGACATCCCAGATAGATTTCACATCAGTTCCCCTTCAGAGAACCTGGCGCGTGGACTTTCTTCATGGTAATATATACTTATCTGTTCACTCCCATGAGATAGAAGGTTTCCAGAAATTTCTTCAGATAATAAAACCTACTTTGGAAAACAAAGATAACCTTTTCCAGGAGTTTTGGGAAGAAGCATTTCTTTGTACTTTCAGCCCTTCCCTGGTAGATGGAGAGAATACAAAAATCTGCACtggggaggagaagctggagaatcTTCCTGCATCAGTTTTTGAAATGACCATGACCggccacagctacagcatctacaatgcgGTCTATACTGTGGCACACGCTTTGCATGCAATGAGTTCATTGAGATTCAACCATAGAGCCAGAGTGGGTGAAGGAAGATGGAAGCTTCTGAGTCAACAACTGTGGAAG GCACAGCCCCTTTCTCTTTGTAATGACCATTGCCGTTTGGGATATCATAaggcaaagaaggaaggagagccattctgctgctatgattgcctCCCATGTCCGGAAGGAAAGATTTCCAACCAGACGG ACATGGATGAATGCTTTCAGTGCCCACAAGATCATTACCCAAATGTGGAAAAGGATTCATGCATTCCAAAAGATATAAGTTTCTTGTCTTATGGAGAACCACTGGGGATCAGTTTGGCCTGTTTTGCTCTCTCTTTTGCTTTCATCACAGGGTTGGTGCTTTGGATTTTCATTAGGCACcgggacactcccatagtcaaagccaacaaccgcaaCCTCTCCTACACTCTCCTCACCTCCCTCTTGTTCTCCTTCCTTTGTGCTTTGCTATTCATTGGTCGACCTGAGAAAGTGACATGTCTCCTTCGACaaacagcttttggcatcatcttttcAGTGGCAGTTTCTTGTGTGTTGTCTAAGACAATCACTGTGATCCTTGCTTTCATGGTCACCAAACCAGGGTCCagcatgaggaaatgggtggggaaacagCAGGCCATTTCCATTGTCCTCTCCTGCTCCTTGATTCAAGCTGCTCTTTGTACCGTGTGGCTGGcaacttctcccccattcccagatttaGACATGCACTCAATGAATAAAGAAATTGTTctggaatgtaatgaagggtctgtcaccatgttctactgtgtcttgGGGTTTATGGGCTTGCTGGCCATTGTCAGCTTCTGTGTAGccttcctagccaggaagttacctgacagttttaatgaagccaagtttatcaccttcagcatgctggtattttgcagtgtgtggctttCATTTGTTCCAACCTATctgagcacaaaaggaaaattcctggtggctgtggagatcttctccatcttggcctccagtgctgggttactgggttgcatcttttccccaaaatgttataTTATAGTcctgaggccagaactgaacaaCAGGGAGCAGCTAAAAAGAACAAATTAA
- the LOC114583379 gene encoding vomeronasal type-2 receptor 26-like: protein MTGNSYSVFTAAYVVAHALHAMHSTRRKGRMIVDEGVKLSNQELWKIPDIKCNSLPILHKFHQPGDLIIAGIISQIYIFCSPMAFTKCPSNDLFEDTVYFTPKWTYHASLELFSTQGRFTPNYKCDSQNNLVAVIGGPISEVCLYMADILSIYKIPQFIYGSAPVIDKKTQAAFYHQMFPNLEHQYEAILQILLYFKWTWIGVISGQDDNGERFEQNVIPIFAQRGVCFDFIMRIPKMSYSSEIGDMVEEGFEINKVLMQSTVNTLVIYGEIDSMIILIMFYKVSEHEDIPIKRNSKVWIMTAQMDFISIPLQRDWDIDFLHGSISFAIHSSEVVGFHKFLQGRNPTSEIADGFVRVFWEQVFGCLFPNSMLDLQDEDLCSGEEKLETLPATVFEMSMTGHSYSVFTAAYVVAHALHAMHSTSFKKRMKVDEGVKFKNEQLWKLNHFVKSISFNNSAGGKVSFNQNGELESGFDIINWVTFPNQSFRRVKVGKIDPMAPKEEAFSICEEAIVWPSRFNQAQPLSLCNANCPLGYQKTKKEGKPFCCYDCIICPEGKISNQTDMDECFHCLPDHYPNVGKDSCLPKNIQFLSYEEPLGISLACFSLSLSFLAALVLWIFIKHRDTPIVKANNCNLSYTLLTSLLLSFLCALLFIGRPEKVTCLLRQTAFGIIFSVAVSCVLTKTIIVVLAFMVTKPGSNMRKWVGKQQATFIVLSCFLIQAALCTVWLTTSPPFPALDMQSVSREIVLQCNEGSVTMFYCVLGFMGLLATVSFSVAFLARKLPDSFNEAKFITFSMLVFCSVWLSFVPTYLSTKGKYMVAVEIFSILASSAGLLGCIFTPKCYIIVVKPELNSKEQLRRKN from the exons ATTCCTGACATCAAATGCAACTCACTTCCCATTCTTCACAAGTTtcatcagcctggagacctcatcATTGCTGGCATTATATCACAGATATATATATTCTGCAGTCCAATGGCTTTCACAAAATGCCCTTCCAATGACCTCTTTGAAGATACTGT CTATTTCACTCCAAAATGGACTTATCATGCCTCATTGGAACTCTTCTCTACACAGGGCAGATTCACCCCCAACTATAAATGTGATAGTCAGAACAATCTAGTAGCAGTCATTGGGGGACCTATCTCTGAAGTCTGTCTCTACATGGCAGATATCCTGTCCATttataagattccacag TTCATATATGGTTCTGCTCCAGTGATAGATAAAAAAACCCAAGCTGCTTTCTATCACCAAATGTTCCCAAATTTGGAGCATCAATATGAGGCAATTCTCCAGATACTGCTATATTTCAAGTGGACATGGATTGGTGTGATATCTGGGCAAGATGACAATGGAGAGAGGTTTGAACAGAATGTGATCCCCATTTTTGCCCAGAGAGGTGTCTGTTTTGATTTCATAATGAGAATCCCCAAAATGTCATATTCCAGTGAAATTGGTGACATGGTGGAAGAGGGATTTGAAATAAACAAAGTTCTTATGCAAAGCACAGTAAATACATTGGTTATTTATGGTGAAATTGATAGCATGATCATTCTGATAATGTTCTACAAGGTTTCAGAACATGAGGATATACCAATAAAGAGAAATAGTAAGGTCTGGATCATGACGGCTCAGATGGATTTCATTTCCATTCCCCTTCAAAGAGATTGGGACATAGACTTCCTCCATGGTTCTATATCCTTTGCCATTCACTCCAGTGAGGTTGTAGGATTCCATAAATTTCTTCAGGGGAGGAACCCCACCTCAGAGATAGCAGATGGCTTTGTTAGAGTCTTCTGGGAACAGGTCTTTGGGTGTTTGTTCCCCAACTCCATGTTAGACCTACAGGATGAAGACCTCTGCAGtggagaggagaagctggagactCTGCCTGCCactgtttttgaaatgagcatgactggccacagctacagtgtcTTCACAGCTGCCTATGTGGtcgcacatgctttgcatgccatgcATTCAACTAGCTTCAAAAAAAGAATGAAAGTGGATGAAGGAGTAAAATTCAAGAATGAACAGTTATGGAAG cTCAACCACTTTGTTAAAAGCATCTCATTTAATAATAGTGCTGGGGGAAAAGTTTCCTTCAACCAAAATGGAGAGttagagtctggatttgatattataAACTGGGTCACATTTCCAAACCAGTCCTTTCGGAGAGTGAAAGTTGGAAAGATCGACCCCATGGCTCCCAAAGAAGAAGCATTTAGCATTTGTGAAGAAGCCATTGTGTGGCCCAGCAGGTTTAACCAG GCACAGCCCCTTTCTCTTTGTAATGCCAATTGTCCTTTGGGTTATCAAAAAACAAAGAAGGAAGGGaaaccattttgctgctatgattgcattatatgtccagaagggaagatttccaaCCAGACAG ACATGGATGAATGCTTTCATTGCCTACCAGATCATTACCCAAATGTGGGAAAAGATTCTTGCCTGCCAAAGAACATACAATTCTTGTCTTATGAGGAACCACTGGGGATATCTTTGGCCTGTTTTTCTCTTTCCTTGTCCTTCCTTGCCGCTTTGGTGCTTTGGATCTTCATTAAGCACcgggacactcccatagtcaaagccaacaactgcAACCTCTCCTATACTCTCCTCACCTCCCTCTTGTTATCCTTCCTTTGTGCTCTTCTATTCATCGGTCGACCTGAGAAAGTGACATGTCTCCTTCGACaaacagcttttggcatcatcttttcAGTGGCAGTTTCTTGTGTGTTGACAAAGACAATCATTGTGGTCCTTGCTTTCATGGTCACCAAACCAGGTTCCaacatgaggaaatgggtggggaaacaaCAGGCCACCTTCATTGTTCTTTCCTGTTTCTTGATTCAAGCTGCTCTTTGTACTGTGTGGCTGAcaacttctcccccattcccagcttTAGACATGCAATCAGTGAGTAGAGAAATTGTTctgcaatgtaatgaagggtcagtcaccatgttctactgtgtcttgGGGTTTATGGGCTTGCTGGCCACTGTCAGCTTCTCTGTAGccttcctagccaggaagttacctgacagctttaatgaagccaagtttatcaccttcagcatgctggtattttgcagtgtgtggctgtcctttgttccaacttacttaagcacaaaaggaaaatatatggtggctgtggagatcttctccatcttagcctCCAGTGCTGGTTTACTAGGCTGTATATTTACACCAAAATGTTATATTATTGTAGTGAAGCCTGAGTTGAATAGCAAGGAGCAACTCAGAAGGAAGAATTGA